From Methylopila sp. M107, a single genomic window includes:
- the pstS gene encoding phosphate ABC transporter substrate-binding protein PstS, giving the protein MIRQTLNLRPARLAVAALALAGALMADGSAQAQNVAGAGSTFVQPLLNRWSQDYLRSQWTAESQGSAGLDYEAVGSQAGVMRIKDRAVDFGATEVPLSADELKQYGVAQFPVVIGGIVAAVNLPGVEAGKLKLDGALLADIYLGKLKRWSDPAIKALNPDLNLPEAEIVAVRRADGSGSTFAFTTFLAGVSPAWKPVGAGLNVKWPAGTAAKGNDGVAETVKKTPNAIGYVDLATARRAGLVAASLKTGAGGFVAPSPESFQAAAAGADWGAKSDTAPSLINVRGEGAYPIVTTTFVVVPSAKPSSGRTAAVLDFFNWGFERGVVQATGLGYVPLPPALVAKVRDHWRDTLGATPTILPQPGLFGRS; this is encoded by the coding sequence ATGATCCGCCAAACCCTGAATCTGAGACCGGCCCGCCTAGCCGTCGCCGCCCTCGCGCTCGCCGGCGCGCTGATGGCGGACGGCTCCGCGCAGGCCCAGAACGTCGCCGGCGCCGGCTCGACCTTCGTCCAGCCGTTGCTGAACCGCTGGTCCCAGGACTATCTCCGCTCGCAATGGACCGCGGAATCTCAAGGGTCCGCCGGGCTCGACTACGAGGCGGTCGGCTCGCAGGCCGGCGTCATGCGCATCAAGGACCGCGCGGTCGATTTCGGCGCGACCGAGGTTCCGCTGTCGGCGGACGAGCTGAAGCAATACGGCGTCGCGCAGTTCCCGGTCGTGATCGGCGGCATCGTGGCGGCGGTGAACCTGCCGGGCGTCGAGGCCGGCAAGCTGAAGCTCGACGGCGCGCTGCTCGCCGACATCTATCTCGGCAAGCTCAAGCGCTGGTCGGACCCCGCCATCAAGGCTCTGAACCCCGACCTCAACCTGCCCGAAGCCGAGATCGTCGCGGTTCGTCGCGCCGACGGCTCCGGCTCGACCTTCGCGTTCACGACGTTCCTCGCGGGCGTCAGCCCGGCCTGGAAGCCGGTCGGCGCCGGTCTAAACGTCAAGTGGCCGGCAGGCACAGCCGCCAAGGGCAATGACGGCGTCGCCGAGACCGTGAAGAAGACGCCGAACGCGATCGGCTATGTCGACCTCGCGACCGCCCGCCGCGCCGGTCTCGTCGCCGCCTCGCTGAAGACCGGCGCCGGCGGCTTCGTCGCGCCGAGCCCGGAAAGCTTCCAGGCCGCGGCCGCGGGCGCCGACTGGGGCGCGAAGAGCGACACGGCTCCCTCGCTGATCAACGTTCGAGGCGAAGGCGCCTATCCGATCGTGACGACGACCTTCGTGGTGGTCCCGAGCGCCAAGCCCTCGTCCGGCCGCACGGCCGCGGTGCTCGACTTCTTCAACTGGGGGTTCGAGCGCGGCGTCGTGCAGGCCACCGGCCTCGGCTACGTGCCGCTGCCGCCCGCGCTCGTCGCGAAGGTGCGCGACCACTGGCGCGACACGCTCGGCGCGACGCCGACGATCCTGCCGCAGCCGGGACTGTTCGGCCGCAGCTGA
- a CDS encoding Na/Pi symporter has product MQQVDIFTQIIVPVIGGLGIFMLGLEFMSNGIQSLAVNKMRALLAKFAGTPAKGVVAGTFITGVIQSSTAMTVMVVGLVNAGVVGLRPAISVIMGANIGTTLGNGLIALPLGPLGLLFAGLFALLYIFAKTDKVKNIALACIGFALIFYGLNLMTGGLKPLRSMPEVMSIISSLKADTYVNLLSCVFIAAGVTAMIHSSSATIGIVMGLGAAGILDWQTAVAFSLGADLGTTVTSWLASLNLSKNAKRAAYAHISFNIIGVMVTIPLFFVSMDVLTWVMQWFGGDPSVPVVVNGKETFPLVPVAIGVYSTFFNIFNVILLYPFVGVFERVLMKVGASALDDVEDYSVPQHLTAEAAGRIETAVPAIQRENERYLAGALKFLDIARGREDAPDKVEVHHAQLDVLNREVRAYTSGLFKSEMPYERADLVASLIEEEDHTASLGEALYQIARRVERQPFEEKGRKLVDAMLDQVAEGLRVVVDPAAARRENLSAEAAPRIAALGDLRAEALRLNGSLPWVERGAILALLGSAERAYFLIERIDAERRSVSRALPAEVKAPRESGGFGLSPVPA; this is encoded by the coding sequence ATGCAACAAGTCGACATTTTCACGCAAATCATCGTGCCGGTCATCGGCGGCCTCGGCATCTTCATGCTCGGCCTCGAATTCATGTCGAACGGCATCCAGTCGCTCGCCGTCAACAAGATGCGCGCGCTGCTCGCCAAGTTCGCCGGAACGCCCGCGAAGGGCGTCGTCGCCGGCACCTTCATCACCGGCGTCATCCAGTCCTCGACCGCGATGACCGTCATGGTGGTCGGCCTCGTCAACGCCGGCGTCGTCGGCCTTCGCCCCGCGATCTCGGTGATCATGGGCGCGAACATCGGCACGACGCTCGGCAACGGCCTGATCGCGCTGCCGCTCGGGCCGCTCGGCCTGCTGTTCGCGGGCCTGTTCGCGCTGCTCTACATCTTCGCCAAGACCGACAAGGTGAAGAACATCGCGCTCGCCTGCATCGGCTTCGCGCTGATCTTCTACGGCCTCAACCTGATGACCGGCGGCCTGAAGCCGCTGCGCTCGATGCCCGAGGTGATGTCGATCATCTCGTCGCTGAAGGCCGACACCTACGTCAACCTGCTGTCCTGCGTGTTCATCGCGGCCGGCGTCACCGCCATGATCCATTCGTCCTCGGCGACGATCGGCATCGTGATGGGCCTCGGCGCGGCCGGCATCCTCGACTGGCAGACCGCGGTCGCGTTCTCGCTCGGCGCCGACCTCGGCACGACCGTCACCTCGTGGCTCGCTTCGCTCAACCTCTCGAAGAACGCCAAGCGTGCGGCCTACGCGCACATCTCGTTCAACATCATCGGGGTGATGGTGACGATCCCGCTGTTCTTCGTGTCGATGGACGTCCTCACCTGGGTCATGCAGTGGTTCGGCGGCGATCCGAGCGTTCCGGTCGTCGTCAACGGCAAGGAGACCTTCCCGCTGGTGCCGGTCGCGATCGGCGTCTACTCGACCTTCTTCAACATCTTCAACGTCATCCTGCTCTACCCCTTCGTCGGCGTATTCGAACGCGTGCTGATGAAGGTCGGCGCGTCCGCGCTCGACGACGTCGAGGACTATTCGGTCCCGCAGCATCTGACGGCGGAAGCGGCCGGCAGGATCGAGACCGCGGTGCCCGCGATCCAGCGCGAGAACGAGCGCTACCTCGCCGGCGCGCTCAAGTTCCTCGACATCGCCCGTGGGCGTGAAGACGCGCCCGACAAGGTCGAGGTCCATCACGCCCAGCTCGACGTTCTGAACCGCGAGGTCCGCGCCTACACCTCCGGCCTCTTCAAGTCCGAGATGCCCTATGAGCGGGCCGATCTCGTCGCGAGCCTGATCGAGGAAGAGGACCACACCGCGAGCCTCGGCGAGGCGCTCTACCAGATCGCCCGCCGCGTCGAGCGCCAGCCGTTCGAGGAGAAGGGCCGCAAGCTGGTCGACGCGATGCTCGACCAGGTGGCGGAGGGCCTGCGCGTCGTCGTCGACCCCGCCGCCGCGCGCCGCGAAAACCTCTCGGCGGAAGCCGCCCCGCGCATCGCGGCGCTGGGCGACCTGCGCGCCGAGGCGCTCCGCCTCAACGGCTCGCTCCCCTGGGTCGAGCGCGGCGCGATCCTGGCTCTGCTGGGAAGTGCGGAACGCGCCTACTTCCTGATCGAGCGCATCGACGCCGAGCGTCGCTCGGTCTCGCGCGCACTGCCCGCCGAGGTGAAGGCGCCCCGCGAAAGCGGCGGTTTCGGGCTCTCGCCGGTCCCGGCCTGA
- a CDS encoding sulfite exporter TauE/SafE family protein, producing the protein MFNLAPMFDMAPSALALIFIAFCLGGLVKGVSGMGLPTVAMGLLATVFPPAQAASLLFVPTVLTNAWQLATGPSPFAALKRFWPMVTANAVMAVACAGLLASAYAHYATVLLGVVLLVYAVFGLSGRRLPAPAHGGERWMSPAVGLATGALTGGTGVSVMPAAPYLQSLGLDKEALVQAMGLSFTVSTLGLGLGLWLAGGFAAQSLTGSALALIPAAIGMAAGQALRRRVSQTTFKKVFFVGLLALGAHLALGG; encoded by the coding sequence ATGTTCAACCTCGCGCCCATGTTCGACATGGCTCCCTCCGCTCTCGCCCTCATTTTCATCGCCTTTTGCCTGGGCGGGCTCGTCAAGGGCGTCAGCGGCATGGGGCTGCCGACGGTCGCGATGGGCCTGCTGGCGACGGTGTTTCCGCCGGCCCAGGCCGCCTCGCTGCTGTTCGTGCCTACGGTCCTGACGAACGCGTGGCAGCTCGCGACGGGACCCTCCCCGTTCGCGGCGCTGAAGCGCTTCTGGCCGATGGTGACGGCGAACGCCGTCATGGCGGTGGCGTGCGCCGGCCTGCTCGCCAGCGCTTACGCCCACTACGCCACCGTGCTGCTGGGCGTCGTGCTGCTCGTCTACGCCGTGTTCGGCCTCAGCGGCCGGCGCCTGCCCGCCCCCGCCCATGGCGGCGAGCGGTGGATGAGCCCGGCGGTGGGCTTGGCGACCGGCGCGCTGACGGGCGGCACCGGCGTCTCGGTGATGCCGGCCGCGCCCTACCTGCAGTCGCTCGGGCTCGACAAGGAGGCTCTGGTCCAGGCCATGGGCCTCTCCTTCACAGTCTCGACCCTCGGGCTCGGTCTCGGCCTCTGGCTCGCCGGCGGCTTCGCGGCGCAATCGCTGACGGGCTCGGCGCTCGCGCTGATCCCCGCCGCTATCGGCATGGCGGCCGGCCAGGCGCTCCGGCGGCGCGTGTCGCAAACGACGTTCAAGAAAGTGTTCTTCGTCGGCCTGCTCGCGCTCGGCGCCCATCTCGCCCTCGGCGGCTGA
- a CDS encoding LysR substrate-binding domain-containing protein, producing MRFDLTDLRLFLAVAEAGSLTGGAGRANLALASASERIRAMEDFAGAALLERLHRGVRPTPAGERLAHHARLILDAHDRMLGDLAKYGRGLKGHVRLIANTAAIAEHLAGPLAGFLAAHENVAVDVDEATSAEAFAAVAAGRADVGVASDQVDAGALSTTPFRRDALVLVAPKGHPLAGSKTASFADTLAFEHAGLTAGASLPSYLAGQARRLGRTMTFRVRVGSFESVCRMAEQGVGIGIVPAAAARRARRSMSIAVVPLADGWTERTLVIATRGEGSLSPHARDLVEWLRADAGRA from the coding sequence ATGCGCTTCGACCTCACGGACCTCCGCCTCTTCCTCGCGGTCGCCGAAGCCGGCAGCCTCACGGGCGGCGCGGGCCGCGCGAACCTCGCGCTCGCCTCCGCCAGCGAGCGCATCCGCGCAATGGAGGACTTTGCGGGCGCCGCGCTGCTCGAACGCCTTCATCGCGGCGTGCGGCCGACGCCCGCCGGCGAGCGGCTCGCCCATCACGCGCGGCTGATCCTCGACGCCCACGACCGGATGCTGGGCGACCTCGCAAAATATGGCCGGGGGCTGAAAGGTCACGTCCGCCTCATCGCGAACACCGCGGCGATCGCGGAACATCTTGCGGGGCCGCTTGCGGGTTTTCTCGCCGCGCACGAGAACGTCGCGGTGGATGTCGACGAGGCGACGAGCGCCGAGGCGTTTGCGGCCGTCGCGGCGGGGCGCGCCGATGTCGGCGTCGCGTCGGACCAGGTCGACGCCGGCGCGCTGTCGACGACGCCGTTCCGGCGCGACGCGCTGGTGCTGGTCGCGCCGAAGGGACATCCGCTCGCAGGCTCCAAGACCGCGAGCTTCGCCGACACGCTCGCCTTCGAGCATGCGGGCCTCACGGCCGGCGCCTCGCTGCCGAGCTATCTCGCAGGACAGGCGCGCCGGCTCGGCCGGACGATGACGTTTCGGGTGCGGGTCGGCTCGTTCGAATCCGTGTGCCGCATGGCCGAGCAGGGGGTGGGGATCGGGATCGTGCCGGCCGCCGCCGCGCGCCGGGCGCGGCGCTCGATGTCGATCGCGGTCGTGCCCCTCGCCGATGGCTGGACGGAGCGCACGCTCGTCATCGCGACGCGGGGGGAGGGGAGCCTCTCGCCGCATGCGCGCGATCTCGTGGAGTGGCTGCGGGCGGATGCGGGGCGCGCATGA
- a CDS encoding slipin family protein codes for MNRRLWMLNVTVKDGERAILSRDGRFERVLGPGRHRLIDPLKRLTAEVVNVVGGEMAADRYAVLVAARPEIVAANLVAVETGASEVAIVKLDGRPVHLLGPWAKRVFWTAVTRVEVERVDVSTEPRVAERHLKLIDRSRSQLVTETVVEAHEAGLLFVEGRLTERLAPGRHAFWTVDRKVEVRRVDLRPSPLEVTAQEMLTKDRVALRVTLTAFRRIVDPVKAAETVADVDGWIYRLVQFAIREAVAARSLDEALSAKDALNEELRAVVAAKVATAGVEVTELGVKDVILPGEIRELVNKVVEAERLAKANNIRRQEETAATRSLLNTAKVMEENPLLLRLKELESLEKLVEKVGRIDLHAGAEGGFDALLTKLVRLSPERVG; via the coding sequence ATGAACCGGCGTCTTTGGATGCTCAACGTAACGGTGAAGGACGGCGAGCGCGCCATCCTGAGCCGCGACGGCCGGTTCGAGCGAGTGCTCGGCCCCGGCCGTCATCGGCTGATCGACCCGCTGAAGCGGCTGACCGCGGAAGTGGTCAACGTCGTGGGCGGCGAGATGGCCGCCGACCGCTACGCCGTGCTCGTCGCGGCGCGTCCCGAGATCGTGGCGGCGAACCTCGTCGCGGTCGAGACCGGCGCGAGCGAGGTCGCGATCGTCAAGCTCGACGGCCGTCCCGTTCATCTGCTCGGCCCCTGGGCCAAGCGGGTGTTCTGGACCGCGGTGACGCGCGTCGAGGTCGAGCGGGTCGACGTCTCGACCGAGCCTCGGGTGGCGGAGCGTCACCTGAAGCTGATCGACCGGTCGCGGTCGCAGCTCGTGACCGAGACCGTGGTCGAGGCGCACGAGGCGGGCCTGCTGTTCGTCGAGGGCCGGCTCACCGAGCGGCTCGCGCCCGGCCGGCACGCGTTCTGGACCGTCGACCGCAAGGTCGAGGTCCGTCGGGTCGACCTGCGTCCCTCGCCTCTCGAGGTGACGGCGCAGGAGATGCTGACCAAGGACCGCGTGGCTCTGCGGGTGACGCTGACCGCCTTCCGCCGGATCGTCGATCCGGTGAAGGCGGCCGAGACGGTCGCGGACGTCGACGGCTGGATCTACCGGCTCGTGCAGTTCGCGATCCGGGAGGCGGTGGCCGCCCGCAGCCTCGACGAGGCGCTGTCCGCCAAGGACGCGCTGAACGAGGAGCTGCGCGCGGTGGTGGCGGCGAAGGTCGCGACCGCGGGCGTGGAGGTCACGGAGCTCGGCGTGAAGGACGTGATCCTTCCCGGCGAAATACGCGAGCTCGTGAACAAGGTGGTGGAGGCGGAGCGGCTCGCGAAGGCGAACAACATCCGCCGCCAGGAGGAGACCGCGGCGACGCGTTCGCTCCTGAACACCGCCAAGGTGATGGAGGAGAACCCTCTCCTGCTTCGCCTGAAGGAGCTCGAGAGCCTCGAGAAGCTCGTCGAGAAGGTCGGCCGCATCGACCTTCACGCGGGCGCCGAGGGCGGCTTCGACGCCCTGCTCACCAAGCTCGTGCGGCTTTCGCCCGAGCGCGTGGGCTGA
- a CDS encoding dienelactone hydrolase family protein, translating into MTNRPDARAISLYDRFTHGELGRRDFLERLTLLAGSTAAATALLGALSNDYARAQIVAPDDKRLAIETVRYPGASGEISGLLARPKGAGKRPAVIVIHENRGLNPHIQDVTRRLAVSGFLAFGVDLLSPAGGTPADEDKAREMIAALDLEKTTRDLAEAVTFLMGHAESNESVGAVGFCWGGGMANRLAVASSDLKAAVAYYGQPLDAAEAAKVNAPLLLHYAGLDDRINAGVPAFEKALKEDGKEFEIEFYEGANHAFNNDTNPARYEKKAAALAWDRTIAFLESHLGAAVPPTR; encoded by the coding sequence ATGACCAACCGCCCCGACGCCCGCGCGATCTCGCTCTACGATCGTTTCACCCATGGCGAGCTCGGCCGCCGCGATTTCCTCGAGCGGCTGACGCTGCTCGCCGGCTCGACCGCGGCCGCGACCGCGCTGCTCGGGGCGCTGTCCAACGACTATGCGCGCGCCCAGATCGTCGCGCCGGACGACAAGCGCCTCGCCATCGAGACCGTGCGCTATCCGGGCGCGAGCGGAGAGATCTCCGGCCTGCTGGCGCGGCCCAAAGGCGCCGGCAAGCGGCCGGCCGTCATCGTCATCCACGAGAACCGCGGCCTCAATCCGCACATCCAGGACGTGACCCGCCGGCTGGCCGTGTCCGGTTTCCTCGCCTTCGGCGTCGACCTGCTGTCGCCGGCCGGCGGCACGCCCGCCGACGAGGACAAGGCGCGCGAGATGATCGCCGCGCTCGACCTCGAGAAGACGACCCGCGACCTCGCCGAGGCCGTGACGTTCCTGATGGGCCACGCGGAATCAAACGAATCCGTCGGCGCGGTCGGGTTCTGCTGGGGCGGCGGCATGGCGAACCGGCTCGCGGTCGCATCCTCGGACCTCAAGGCCGCAGTCGCCTATTACGGCCAGCCGCTCGACGCCGCCGAGGCCGCGAAGGTCAACGCGCCGCTGCTGCTCCACTACGCCGGCCTCGACGATCGCATCAACGCCGGCGTGCCGGCTTTCGAGAAGGCGCTGAAGGAGGACGGCAAGGAGTTCGAGATCGAGTTCTACGAGGGCGCGAACCACGCTTTCAACAACGATACGAACCCCGCCCGCTACGAGAAAAAGGCCGCCGCTCTGGCGTGGGACCGGACGATCGCGTTCCTGGAAAGCCACCTCGGCGCCGCCGTTCCGCCCACCCGCTGA
- the hisG gene encoding ATP phosphoribosyltransferase, with protein MSNPLILGVPSKGRLQENVQGFFARAGLVFTRSGGAREYRGAIADVANIEVAYLSASEIAGQLASGAVHLGVTGEDLIRETIPDAASSVKLLQPLGFGYADVVVAVPKAWIDVRDMADLDDVAEDMRRRHGRRLRVATKYVNLTRRFFAGEVARDGRSAAGVTNYRIVESSGATEGAPAAGVADVVVDITTTGATLTANALKVLDDGVMLKSQAQLVASLGADWSPDATRAARTILTRIAAEVRARAIREVRASFESRVERLIVELGARFDARAPFGAPSPGSPLVLHVPKRAMFGLVEALSAAGAGTVTVSTVEDVFEPDPPLVATFDAAIAGR; from the coding sequence ATGAGCAATCCCCTGATCCTCGGCGTGCCGTCCAAGGGACGGCTGCAGGAGAACGTGCAGGGCTTTTTCGCCCGCGCCGGGCTCGTCTTCACGCGCAGCGGCGGAGCGCGCGAATATCGCGGCGCGATCGCGGACGTCGCAAACATCGAGGTCGCCTATCTCTCGGCGTCCGAGATCGCGGGCCAGCTCGCGAGCGGCGCTGTGCACCTCGGCGTCACCGGCGAGGACCTGATCCGCGAAACCATCCCGGACGCCGCGTCGAGCGTAAAACTGCTGCAGCCGCTCGGCTTCGGTTACGCCGACGTCGTGGTGGCGGTCCCGAAGGCCTGGATCGACGTGCGCGACATGGCCGATCTCGACGACGTCGCGGAGGACATGCGCCGCCGCCATGGCCGCAGGCTCCGCGTCGCGACGAAATATGTGAACCTCACGCGGCGGTTCTTCGCCGGCGAAGTCGCGCGCGACGGGCGGTCCGCGGCGGGCGTGACGAACTACCGGATCGTCGAAAGCTCGGGCGCGACCGAGGGCGCGCCGGCGGCGGGCGTCGCCGACGTCGTGGTCGACATCACCACGACCGGCGCGACGCTGACGGCGAACGCCCTGAAGGTGCTGGACGACGGCGTGATGCTGAAGAGCCAGGCGCAGCTGGTCGCGAGCCTTGGCGCCGACTGGAGCCCCGACGCGACGCGGGCCGCGCGCACGATCCTGACGCGCATCGCGGCGGAGGTGCGCGCCCGCGCGATCCGCGAGGTCCGCGCCTCGTTCGAAAGCCGGGTCGAGCGCCTCATCGTCGAGCTCGGCGCGCGGTTCGACGCCCGCGCGCCGTTCGGCGCGCCGTCGCCCGGCTCGCCGCTCGTCCTGCATGTCCCGAAGCGCGCGATGTTCGGCCTCGTGGAGGCGCTGTCGGCGGCGGGCGCCGGAACCGTCACCGTGTCGACGGTCGAGGATGTCTTTGAGCCTGATCCGCCGCTGGTGGCGACCTTCGACGCGGCGATCGCGGGGCGCTGA
- a CDS encoding ATP phosphoribosyltransferase regulatory subunit, with protein sequence MSRIATLPKNFADRLEAAGFVRAEPAVLQPAEPFLDVMGEELRQRVFLTADASGRELCLRPDFTIPTALAHLASAAPDAAASYFYEGPVFRHSANGGEAPQAGVEIFGRQDAVAAETEALALALDAAAALGVSAPVVRLGDRAILESAVESLDAPAAFRSRVRRALKRGRSIEELSAARPGETENAGLFAALAAAGPDAGRAVIEDLLSLAGIAAVGGRTAGEIAERFLERAEANSVVLAAAGKRTLSALLAVDDLAPSALEALRTIARDAEPAVGAAVARLSERLDAFRAAGLPVDAMRFSTRFGRGLDYYDGLVFELAQGAGAEPLAGGGRYDGLLTALGSPKPVTGVGFALWLDRFAGAAR encoded by the coding sequence ATGTCGCGTATCGCCACGCTGCCAAAGAACTTCGCCGACCGTCTGGAGGCCGCCGGATTCGTCCGCGCGGAGCCCGCCGTGCTGCAGCCGGCCGAGCCGTTCCTCGACGTCATGGGCGAGGAGCTGCGCCAGCGCGTGTTCCTGACCGCCGACGCGAGCGGCCGCGAGCTGTGCCTGCGGCCGGACTTCACCATTCCGACGGCGCTCGCGCATCTCGCCTCGGCCGCGCCCGACGCGGCGGCGTCCTATTTTTACGAAGGCCCGGTGTTCCGCCACAGCGCGAATGGCGGCGAGGCTCCGCAGGCCGGCGTCGAGATCTTCGGGCGACAGGACGCGGTCGCGGCCGAGACCGAGGCGCTCGCGCTGGCGCTCGACGCCGCCGCGGCGCTCGGCGTGTCAGCGCCCGTCGTCAGGCTCGGCGACCGGGCGATCCTCGAATCCGCGGTCGAGTCGCTCGACGCGCCGGCGGCTTTCCGAAGCCGCGTACGGCGCGCTTTGAAGCGCGGCCGCTCGATCGAGGAACTCAGCGCCGCGCGGCCGGGCGAGACCGAGAACGCCGGCCTGTTCGCGGCGCTCGCCGCCGCCGGCCCCGATGCCGGGCGCGCGGTGATCGAGGATCTCCTGTCGCTCGCCGGCATCGCCGCGGTCGGGGGCCGCACGGCGGGCGAAATCGCTGAGCGGTTTCTGGAGCGGGCGGAGGCGAATTCGGTCGTGCTGGCGGCCGCGGGAAAGCGCACGCTGTCGGCGCTGCTCGCCGTCGACGATCTCGCCCCGTCTGCCCTCGAAGCGCTGCGGACGATCGCGCGCGACGCCGAGCCCGCCGTCGGCGCGGCGGTCGCGCGGCTTTCCGAGCGGCTCGACGCGTTCCGCGCCGCGGGCCTGCCGGTCGACGCGATGCGGTTCTCGACCCGCTTCGGGCGCGGCCTCGACTATTATGACGGGCTCGTCTTCGAACTCGCGCAAGGCGCCGGCGCCGAGCCGCTCGCCGGCGGCGGGCGCTATGACGGGCTCTTGACGGCGCTCGGTTCGCCCAAGCCGGTGACGGGCGTCGGCTTCGCGCTCTGGCTCGACCGTTTCGCGGGAGCGGCGCGATGA